The proteins below are encoded in one region of Fodinibius salinus:
- a CDS encoding NAD(P)/FAD-dependent oxidoreductase, with the protein MSESNKIAVIGGGAAGFFAAVNTARLNSSLDVTIFEKSREPLSKVRISGGGRCNVTHQCFDPEVMAKAYPRGSKALRWAFEQFQPKDTVRWFEERNVELKTESDGRMFPTTDDSATIINCLHDEAKRNNVKINLRSRIDSIKQNDTGRYKLEIRNNGSKLFDAVVVATGGSNRLKHYRWLKDLGHSIVEPVPSLFTFNFKNPIFEDLSGISVADCSVEIEGTSFSHTGPILITHWGFSAPAVLKTSAWAARYLHEQDYQFTIQVNWLYPQNEQEVRHQLDELRKYNAKKTAAKQDQFTIPKRLWTRFLELADISENRRWAELSNKQIHDLAHQLTNASYEIEGKTTYKEEFVTSGGVPLDEINMGTMESKKLSNLYFAGEILNIDGITGGYNFQSAWTTGWIAAQDIGGS; encoded by the coding sequence ATGTCCGAATCTAACAAAATCGCAGTCATAGGTGGCGGTGCTGCTGGATTTTTTGCCGCCGTAAATACCGCCCGGCTTAATTCCAGTCTGGATGTTACCATTTTTGAAAAAAGTCGAGAGCCGCTCTCTAAAGTTCGCATCTCGGGTGGCGGCCGCTGTAATGTTACCCACCAGTGCTTTGATCCCGAAGTAATGGCTAAAGCCTATCCCAGAGGCTCCAAAGCACTCCGCTGGGCCTTTGAACAGTTTCAGCCCAAAGATACCGTGCGCTGGTTTGAAGAACGAAACGTGGAGCTCAAGACAGAATCCGACGGACGCATGTTTCCTACCACCGATGATTCGGCTACTATTATTAATTGCTTACATGACGAAGCAAAAAGGAACAATGTAAAAATCAACCTACGAAGCCGAATTGACTCTATTAAGCAGAATGATACCGGCCGGTACAAGCTTGAAATTCGTAATAACGGATCCAAATTATTTGATGCAGTCGTAGTTGCTACCGGCGGATCGAACAGGTTAAAGCATTACCGATGGCTCAAAGATCTGGGCCATTCTATTGTTGAACCTGTACCATCGCTGTTCACCTTCAATTTTAAAAATCCTATTTTTGAAGACCTTTCCGGTATCTCAGTAGCAGATTGTTCGGTCGAAATTGAAGGCACTTCCTTTTCACATACCGGCCCTATTCTAATTACACACTGGGGATTCAGCGCACCGGCCGTACTCAAGACATCCGCCTGGGCCGCGCGATACCTGCATGAACAAGACTATCAATTCACCATTCAGGTCAATTGGTTGTATCCCCAAAACGAACAGGAAGTACGCCACCAATTAGATGAACTGAGGAAATACAACGCAAAGAAGACCGCTGCCAAACAAGACCAATTTACTATTCCCAAGAGACTATGGACACGGTTTTTGGAACTAGCTGATATCTCAGAGAACCGCCGGTGGGCTGAACTTTCAAATAAACAAATCCACGATCTGGCCCATCAGCTGACAAATGCCAGCTACGAAATAGAGGGCAAAACAACCTACAAAGAAGAATTTGTTACCAGCGGAGGAGTTCCATTAGACGAAATAAATATGGGCACTATGGAAAGTAAAAAACTGTCTAACCTCTATTTTGCCGGCGAAATCCTGAATATTGACGGTATTACCGGCGGCTATAATTTTCAATCTGCCTGGACTACCGGATGGATCGCAGCTCAGGATATTGGTGGCAGCTAA
- the murI gene encoding glutamate racemase: MKLTPIGIFDSGYGGLTVMRDIVDELPQYDYLYLGDNARSPYGSRSFETIYNYTLECVKYLFSQNCHLVILACNTASAKALRTIQQKDLPEIDLKRRVLGVIRPTAEVIGEHSKTGHVGVLGTNGTVNSESYVMEIRNQFPDLEVYQEACPMWVPLVENKEYDSKGADYFIKQHIDRILSQSEQIDTLLLACTHYPLLIKKIKQFTPDDITILSQGKIVAQSLADYLERHPEIAEMCSTGGNRQFLTTDSTDDFDEHANFFWGNEITSKFIEL, from the coding sequence ATGAAATTAACACCTATTGGCATTTTTGACTCCGGCTACGGTGGACTAACAGTGATGAGAGACATTGTTGACGAACTGCCGCAGTATGACTATTTGTATCTCGGCGATAATGCCCGATCTCCCTATGGGAGCCGTTCCTTCGAAACCATTTATAACTATACGCTGGAATGTGTTAAATATCTTTTTTCTCAAAATTGTCACTTGGTAATATTGGCATGCAATACAGCTTCAGCTAAAGCCCTCCGTACGATCCAGCAGAAAGATTTGCCTGAAATAGATCTCAAACGAAGGGTACTGGGCGTTATTCGTCCTACCGCCGAAGTTATTGGCGAACACTCGAAAACCGGTCACGTGGGGGTGCTCGGGACAAACGGCACCGTCAATTCAGAATCGTATGTGATGGAAATCCGTAATCAATTTCCCGACTTAGAAGTTTATCAAGAGGCTTGCCCCATGTGGGTACCACTGGTGGAAAATAAAGAGTATGACAGCAAAGGTGCTGACTATTTTATAAAGCAACATATAGACAGAATCTTATCTCAATCAGAGCAAATCGATACGTTGTTATTAGCCTGCACCCACTACCCATTGCTCATTAAAAAAATAAAGCAGTTCACACCAGATGATATTACCATTCTGAGCCAAGGTAAAATTGTCGCCCAAAGCCTCGCGGACTATTTGGAACGGCATCCTGAAATAGCCGAAATGTGCTCTACAGGTGGTAACCGACAATTTCTTACTACCGATTCCACCGATGATTTTGATGAACATGCCAATTTCTTCTGGGGCAATGAGATAACATCTAAGTTCATTGAATTATAA